In Azospirillaceae bacterium, a genomic segment contains:
- a CDS encoding YajG family lipoprotein, which yields MALAVVSLLGGCALSEDVATIKYAPTQAEAVAGAKPVGLTVVDGRTADRNRISAKINGFGTEMAAIRSDKDVPSVVKDALTAEFEERGFHVEAHGLAVTVTINQFYNQYGAGLMSGTANGDVNLTVAVADAGGASLFSQAYDGTVKNTIMMANGSNAAESLVGAMNDAVKKMFADPAFVATITGKKAPVTAGASPASPTS from the coding sequence ATGGCGTTGGCCGTTGTATCCCTGCTGGGTGGCTGCGCGCTCAGTGAAGACGTCGCGACCATCAAATACGCGCCGACCCAGGCTGAGGCGGTGGCCGGGGCGAAGCCTGTCGGGCTGACGGTGGTTGACGGCCGTACCGCCGACCGCAACCGCATTTCCGCGAAGATCAACGGCTTCGGCACGGAAATGGCGGCCATCCGCTCCGACAAGGATGTGCCGAGCGTGGTGAAGGATGCCCTGACGGCGGAATTCGAGGAGCGGGGCTTCCACGTCGAAGCCCATGGTCTGGCCGTTACCGTGACCATCAACCAGTTCTACAACCAGTACGGTGCCGGCCTGATGTCCGGCACGGCCAATGGTGACGTCAACCTGACGGTCGCGGTCGCTGACGCGGGCGGCGCCAGCCTGTTCAGCCAGGCCTATGACGGCACGGTCAAGAACACCATCATGATGGCCAATGGTTCCAACGCCGCCGAATCCCTGGTTGGCGCCATGAACGACGCCGTGAAGAAGATGTTCGCGGATCCGGCTTTCGTCGCCACCATCACCGGCAAGAAGGCCCCGGTCACCGCCGGTGCGTCTCCGGCGTCGCCCACCAGCTGA
- a CDS encoding universal stress protein, with translation MSYRKILTVLTGGAGDRAALDGAFALARPAGHVVGLVPNPDPRDAVPALGEGVSGALVEQIMTMVEQESVAHTAKAQRAFDAAAAAAGAVPAEAAPGPGGLSCRFLEDIGDQEDVAVTQARLADVTVMAQVSEANGGEALLMLEAILLDSARPLLVVPPAFQAGASLGRRIAIAWNGSRESTQAVVQALPLLKAADSVHIIACQTAKTDGAVGRELADYLAWQGVHAQVRQPAANGQAVGAVLLATAAAVEADTLVLGGYGHSRLREMILGGVTRHVLNNATIPVLLAH, from the coding sequence ATGTCCTACCGGAAAATCCTGACGGTGCTGACCGGCGGCGCCGGTGACCGTGCGGCGCTGGACGGCGCTTTCGCCCTGGCCCGGCCGGCCGGCCACGTCGTGGGCCTGGTGCCCAACCCCGACCCGCGCGACGCCGTGCCCGCCCTGGGCGAGGGCGTCTCCGGCGCCCTGGTCGAGCAGATCATGACCATGGTGGAGCAGGAATCGGTCGCCCATACCGCCAAGGCCCAGCGCGCGTTCGATGCCGCCGCCGCGGCGGCCGGGGCGGTTCCGGCGGAAGCGGCGCCGGGGCCCGGGGGGCTCAGCTGCCGGTTCCTGGAGGATATCGGCGATCAGGAGGATGTGGCCGTCACCCAGGCGCGCCTGGCCGACGTGACCGTCATGGCCCAGGTGAGCGAGGCCAACGGTGGTGAGGCCCTGCTGATGCTGGAGGCCATCCTGCTGGACAGCGCGCGGCCCCTGCTGGTGGTGCCGCCCGCCTTCCAGGCCGGCGCCTCTTTGGGGCGCCGCATCGCCATCGCCTGGAACGGCAGCCGCGAATCGACCCAGGCCGTGGTCCAGGCCCTGCCGTTGCTGAAGGCGGCGGACAGCGTGCACATCATCGCCTGCCAGACGGCCAAGACCGACGGGGCCGTGGGCCGCGAACTGGCGGACTACCTGGCCTGGCAGGGCGTGCATGCCCAGGTGCGGCAGCCGGCGGCCAATGGCCAGGCCGTGGGCGCCGTGCTGTTGGCGACCGCCGCGGCGGTGGAGGCCGACACGCTGGTGCTGGGTGGTTACGGCCACAGCCGCCTGCGCGAGATGATCCTGGGCGGCGTCACCCGTCATGTGCTGAACAACGCCACCATCCCGGTGCTGCTGGCGCACTGA
- a CDS encoding AAA family ATPase, giving the protein MDVCPAPATQSLVDQAAVIALLGDPATHQGLPVDRIDTDGAIIFLAGDRAYKLRRAVRFPHLDLSTPDRRRRAALAEVSVNRRIAPGLYEGVLAVVPGPHGRLTLAAWDAGSGAVALDWVVVMRRFTESGLFDRQAEAGLLTRDAMRVVADAVAALHEGAQAEGVLAPVPGRSPAGGTDAVRATVVGCLGALRQHPDLFEAVLLDRLERGLMATITRQEWLIERRRRSGYVRPCHGDLHLGSVCLWNGRPTLFGASILLDGGAAAEGQAGDGDFVGSPPVIDVFHDLAFLLMDLEHRRLRPFATLVLNRYLEQTDDFAGLALLPLFISLCAATRAHVTASTAVSRRTAGASLRREAASYLDLALAALAPRAPRLIAIGGLSGTGKSTLARMLAPDVGPLPGAVILQSEALRRRLLDAPEEGELGQDGYSETVTARVYGEMAGRAGLVLEAGHAVVADAVYARADQRHALEAVAHGAQVPFLGLWLVADQDQDGGPAPVRTGADVMAIRGLGEMRWDILSVRGAVADVARRLLSQLAGWRTDA; this is encoded by the coding sequence ATGGATGTCTGTCCGGCGCCCGCGACCCAGTCCCTGGTGGACCAGGCCGCCGTGATCGCCCTGCTGGGTGATCCGGCGACCCATCAGGGTTTGCCGGTGGATCGAATCGACACCGACGGCGCCATCATCTTCCTGGCGGGGGACCGGGCCTACAAGCTGCGGCGTGCCGTCCGCTTCCCCCATCTCGACCTGTCCACCCCCGACCGCCGCCGCCGTGCCGCCCTGGCGGAGGTGTCGGTCAACCGGCGCATCGCGCCGGGCCTGTATGAAGGGGTGCTGGCCGTCGTGCCGGGGCCCCACGGCCGTCTGACGCTGGCGGCGTGGGATGCCGGCAGTGGTGCCGTGGCCCTGGACTGGGTGGTGGTGATGCGCCGCTTCACCGAATCCGGCCTGTTCGACCGCCAGGCGGAGGCGGGCCTGCTGACCCGTGATGCCATGCGCGTGGTGGCTGACGCCGTGGCCGCCCTGCATGAGGGGGCGCAAGCCGAGGGTGTCTTGGCACCGGTGCCCGGCCGTTCGCCCGCCGGGGGCACGGATGCCGTGCGCGCCACCGTCGTCGGCTGCCTGGGCGCGCTACGCCAGCATCCCGACCTGTTCGAGGCCGTCCTTCTGGATCGGCTGGAACGCGGCCTGATGGCCACCATCACCCGCCAGGAGTGGCTGATCGAGCGCCGCCGCCGTTCCGGCTATGTGCGGCCCTGCCACGGCGATTTGCATCTGGGCAGCGTCTGCCTGTGGAACGGCCGGCCCACGCTGTTCGGCGCCAGCATCCTGCTGGACGGCGGCGCCGCTGCGGAGGGTCAGGCCGGGGACGGCGACTTCGTCGGCAGCCCGCCGGTGATCGATGTCTTCCACGATCTGGCCTTCCTGCTGATGGATCTGGAACATCGCCGGTTGCGGCCCTTCGCCACCCTGGTGCTGAACCGTTATCTGGAACAGACGGACGATTTCGCCGGCCTGGCCCTGCTGCCCCTGTTCATCAGCCTGTGCGCCGCCACCCGCGCCCACGTGACGGCCAGCACCGCCGTCAGCCGCCGCACCGCCGGCGCGTCGCTGCGGCGGGAGGCCGCCTCCTACCTGGACCTGGCGCTGGCGGCCCTGGCACCGCGCGCGCCGCGCCTGATCGCCATCGGCGGCCTGTCGGGCACGGGCAAGTCCACCCTGGCCCGCATGCTGGCGCCGGATGTCGGCCCCCTGCCGGGCGCCGTCATCTTGCAGTCCGAGGCGCTGCGCCGCCGCCTGCTGGACGCGCCGGAGGAGGGCGAACTGGGCCAGGACGGCTACAGCGAAACCGTTACCGCCCGTGTCTATGGCGAAATGGCGGGCCGCGCCGGCCTGGTGCTGGAGGCCGGGCACGCCGTCGTGGCCGATGCCGTTTATGCCCGTGCCGACCAGCGCCACGCGCTGGAGGCGGTGGCCCACGGTGCCCAGGTGCCCTTCCTGGGCCTGTGGCTGGTGGCCGACCAGGATCAGGACGGCGGTCCGGCCCCGGTCCGCACCGGCGCCGACGTCATGGCCATCCGTGGCCTGGGTGAGATGCGCTGGGACATCCTGTCGGTGCGGGGCGCCGTGGCGGACGTCGCCCGCCGCCTGCTGAGCCAACTGGCCGGGTGGCGGACGGACGCGTGA
- a CDS encoding acyloxyacyl hydrolase — translation MRRLLKSTVLALGLISAAAPAFAEDTPSFLSLGIGEYDVLRTGPKHNTTDYRVEYRPNTSIFSLSWMRISPWVGGEFTGQGAAYGVGGILFDIPLGSSFALTPNIGVGVFGTGAGKNQGSWVEFRSTAEISYKFENQSRLGLSFGHISNAGIGDVNPGSEIVTLYYHIPTGWLFGGW, via the coding sequence ATGCGGCGTCTCTTGAAGTCCACGGTATTGGCGTTGGGGCTGATTTCAGCCGCGGCACCGGCCTTCGCCGAGGACACTCCCAGCTTCCTGAGCCTTGGCATCGGGGAGTATGACGTGCTGCGGACCGGTCCGAAGCACAACACGACCGACTACCGTGTCGAGTATCGTCCCAACACCTCCATCTTCTCGCTGAGCTGGATGCGGATCAGCCCCTGGGTGGGCGGTGAGTTCACCGGCCAGGGTGCCGCGTACGGCGTCGGCGGCATCCTGTTCGACATCCCGCTGGGTTCTTCCTTCGCCCTGACGCCCAATATCGGCGTTGGCGTCTTCGGCACCGGTGCCGGCAAGAACCAGGGCAGCTGGGTGGAATTCCGCTCCACCGCCGAAATCTCGTACAAGTTCGAGAACCAGAGCCGCCTGGGCCTGTCGTTCGGCCACATCTCCAACGCCGGCATCGGCGACGTGAACCCCGGTTCCGAGATCGTGACCCTGTACTACCACATCCCGACCGGCTGGCTGTTCGGCGGCTGGTAA
- a CDS encoding glycosyl hydrolase family 28-related protein — protein MKSSRVAFAAAVLVMALQSALPARGDDKRVEESAAAMMSRRLPYTYLADYGVVCDGATDNASAIARAITARPGTAMIWPAGHCRWSGTITLKGTGTQWIGQGRMVTFLEPTSATGDEVFVGDDAKPETTVATYNYVFRDFTIFPAVTKTSGYTFHLQNVLDVLFENVDTNNDLLYAYGGGNRHYNGVFADHSNLHLENVQVRAQQDGLRLAHSVDTLIHLTNLRFSRTALHFAGGVAGFTCSQSTMSESLNNFRVDNNDDPATPNKGATFGEGCYFDTSTADNIVIDTPLGGLNQWQWVGSSIATQGGNAVHVVSAPNSSVLVFTNTFIGSTSAGTHSGIRIDDPSAQIVINGHTAITANTAYGIEQTYPRAYPNPVTISTDTLWTLGEVRGNQIANTNFPYNKTLTMVGKSIDGATAAMTVDGKGKPTPATMIWLPDEASLSYDIQVNCRSATTADFAYWHVGGYATRAKGPASFAIRHTTDNGGTGRHGQMAASPVGQGWTLGIGNDSRNGGMAFTMAGSKGLSVTCTAQVSTVEN, from the coding sequence GTGAAGTCATCTCGTGTCGCGTTTGCCGCCGCCGTCCTGGTCATGGCCCTGCAATCCGCCCTTCCCGCCCGGGGAGATGACAAACGGGTCGAGGAAAGTGCGGCCGCGATGATGAGCCGGCGCCTGCCCTACACCTACCTTGCCGATTACGGGGTCGTGTGCGACGGCGCGACGGACAATGCCAGCGCCATCGCCCGGGCGATCACGGCCCGCCCCGGCACCGCCATGATCTGGCCCGCCGGCCATTGCCGGTGGAGCGGCACCATCACCCTGAAGGGGACGGGGACCCAGTGGATCGGCCAGGGCCGCATGGTCACCTTCCTGGAGCCCACCTCGGCCACCGGGGATGAGGTCTTCGTCGGCGATGATGCCAAGCCGGAAACGACGGTCGCCACCTACAACTATGTCTTCCGCGACTTCACCATCTTCCCCGCGGTGACCAAGACCAGCGGCTACACGTTCCACCTCCAGAACGTCCTGGATGTGCTGTTTGAGAATGTGGATACCAACAACGACCTGCTCTACGCCTATGGCGGCGGCAACCGGCACTACAACGGCGTTTTCGCGGACCATTCGAACCTGCATCTGGAAAACGTGCAGGTTCGCGCGCAACAGGACGGGCTGCGCCTGGCCCACAGCGTCGATACGCTGATCCACCTGACCAATCTACGCTTCAGCCGCACGGCGCTGCATTTCGCCGGCGGCGTGGCGGGCTTCACCTGCTCCCAATCCACCATGTCGGAAAGTCTCAACAATTTCCGGGTGGACAATAACGACGACCCCGCGACCCCCAACAAGGGCGCCACCTTCGGCGAAGGCTGTTATTTTGACACCAGCACCGCCGACAACATCGTCATCGACACGCCGCTGGGCGGCCTGAACCAATGGCAATGGGTGGGATCCAGTATCGCCACCCAGGGCGGCAACGCGGTCCACGTCGTCTCCGCCCCCAACAGTTCGGTCCTGGTGTTCACCAACACCTTCATCGGCAGCACGTCGGCCGGCACCCATTCCGGCATCCGCATCGATGATCCCAGCGCCCAGATCGTCATCAACGGCCATACGGCCATCACGGCCAACACCGCCTACGGCATCGAACAGACCTATCCGCGCGCCTATCCCAACCCGGTCACGATCTCGACGGACACGCTGTGGACCCTGGGCGAGGTGCGCGGCAACCAGATCGCCAACACCAACTTCCCCTACAACAAGACGCTGACCATGGTGGGGAAAAGCATTGATGGCGCCACCGCCGCGATGACCGTGGACGGCAAAGGCAAACCCACCCCGGCGACCATGATCTGGCTGCCGGATGAGGCGTCGCTGTCCTACGATATCCAGGTGAATTGCCGGTCGGCCACCACGGCGGACTTCGCCTATTGGCACGTGGGCGGCTACGCCACCCGGGCCAAGGGGCCGGCCAGCTTCGCCATCCGCCACACCACCGACAACGGCGGCACGGGCCGCCACGGCCAAATGGCCGCCAGCCCCGTGGGCCAGGGCTGGACGCTGGGCATCGGCAACGACAGCCGCAACGGCGGCATGGCCTTCACCATGGCGGGATCAAAGGGCCTAAGCGTCACCTGCACGGCGCAGGTTTCCACCGTCGAGAACTGA
- the rodA gene encoding rod shape-determining protein RodA, with protein sequence MINLDMGLDPQSNMSLGEKLGQISWSLVLLITLVACVGFAMLYSAANGNFDPWATRQIMRFGVGLVVMLVVALIDIRIWLKFSYFLYGIAFFLLIVVEVMGHVGMGAQRWIDLGFMQLQPSELMKVTLVMALARYFHGATLEDSGRITFLIPALVMIIAPVCLVLLQPNLGTSLMLLMVSGAIFWLVGVRLWKFALVIGSVLAAIPIIWRFMHDYQKNRVMTFLNPENDPLGHGYHIMQSKIALGSGGMFGKGFLMGSQSHLNFLPEKQTDFIFTMLAEEMGMVGALVFLAMYTLLLVYGYVIAMRCRHQYGRLVAMGLTVNLFLYMFINIAMVMGLIPVVGVPLPLISYGGSSALTVMTGFGLLLCVHVHRDVRMSRRGMSDF encoded by the coding sequence ATGATCAATCTCGACATGGGATTGGACCCCCAGTCCAACATGAGCCTGGGGGAAAAGCTGGGGCAGATCAGCTGGAGCCTGGTGCTGCTGATCACCCTGGTCGCCTGCGTCGGCTTCGCCATGCTCTATTCGGCGGCCAACGGCAATTTCGACCCCTGGGCCACACGCCAGATCATGCGCTTCGGCGTCGGCCTGGTGGTGATGCTGGTGGTGGCGCTGATCGACATCCGCATCTGGCTCAAATTCTCCTATTTCCTGTACGGCATCGCCTTCTTCCTGCTGATCGTGGTGGAGGTGATGGGCCATGTCGGCATGGGCGCGCAGCGCTGGATCGACCTGGGCTTCATGCAATTGCAGCCGTCGGAACTGATGAAGGTGACGCTGGTGATGGCGCTGGCGCGCTATTTCCACGGCGCCACGCTGGAGGACAGCGGGCGCATCACCTTCCTGATCCCGGCGCTGGTCATGATCATCGCCCCGGTGTGCCTGGTGCTGTTGCAGCCCAACCTGGGCACCTCGCTCATGCTGCTGATGGTGTCGGGCGCCATCTTCTGGCTGGTGGGCGTGCGGCTATGGAAATTCGCGCTGGTCATCGGCAGCGTGCTGGCCGCCATCCCCATCATCTGGCGCTTCATGCACGACTATCAGAAGAACCGGGTGATGACCTTCCTGAACCCGGAGAACGACCCCCTGGGCCACGGCTACCACATCATGCAGTCCAAGATCGCCTTGGGCTCCGGCGGCATGTTCGGCAAGGGTTTCCTGATGGGCTCGCAAAGCCATCTGAACTTCCTGCCGGAAAAGCAGACCGACTTCATCTTCACCATGCTGGCGGAGGAGATGGGCATGGTGGGCGCCCTGGTGTTCCTGGCCATGTACACGCTGCTGCTGGTCTACGGCTATGTCATCGCCATGCGTTGCCGCCACCAGTACGGCCGGCTGGTGGCCATGGGCCTGACCGTGAACCTGTTCCTCTACATGTTCATCAACATCGCCATGGTGATGGGCCTGATCCCGGTGGTGGGCGTGCCCCTGCCGCTGATCTCCTACGGCGGGTCCTCCGCCCTGACGGTGATGACCGGCTTCGGCCTGCTGCTGTGCGTCCATGTGCACCGCGACGTGCGCATGTCGCGCCGGGGCATGAGCGACTTCTGA
- the mrdA gene encoding penicillin-binding protein 2, with protein sequence MFNAIDRDAERQRVMNRRTLVLGGLKAAALSTLAARLYYLQVIEGDHYTTLAEDNRISLRLLAPSRGIIVDRSGVPLAVNEQNFRAVLVSERTDDVDETLDKVVKLLPISDADRRRVLRDVDRLRSFAPVTLRENLTWDQVSAIEVNLPDLPGVSIEVGQVRSYPFGEQAAHILGYVGVVSETELQNARDPLLSLPGFRIGKSGVERSHDMALRGTAGTSQLEVNAVGRVVRELARNDGQPGHQVTLTIDAKLQYYAQQRLSEHPSAAAVVLDVNTGGILALASHPSFDPNQFAMGIPQDVYDGLIKNEASPLTNKVVAGHYAPGSTFKPMTALAGLEAGVDPTHRVFCSGSYDFGGHTFHCYKKGGHGSVDMFDAIRWSCDVYFYDLSRRIGVDRIADMARRFGLGDKTGLDLPGEKGGIIPDTKWKRRTYKENWYDGETLSVAIGQGYVLATPIQLAVMCARLANGGKAVQPHLTKAVEQESAEQTNWPDIGVKPEFIQRVLAGMAGVTSAGGTAYAARITQPGMEMGGKSGTAQVRRITMAERNAGLLKAERPWKDRDNALFIAFAPVQAPKYAVAVIVEHGVAGGAVAGPIARDLLLEVQLMEAARAQQADAGTAAPADGTQTTSAPRGTPR encoded by the coding sequence ATGTTCAACGCGATCGACAGGGACGCCGAGCGCCAGCGCGTCATGAACCGCCGCACCCTGGTGCTGGGCGGGCTGAAGGCGGCGGCGCTGTCCACCCTGGCGGCGCGCCTGTATTACCTCCAGGTCATTGAGGGCGATCACTACACCACCCTGGCCGAGGACAACCGCATCTCGCTGCGGCTGCTGGCGCCGTCGCGCGGCATCATCGTGGACCGCAGCGGCGTGCCCCTGGCGGTGAATGAGCAGAACTTCCGCGCCGTGCTGGTGTCGGAACGCACCGACGACGTGGACGAGACGCTGGACAAGGTGGTGAAGCTGCTGCCGATCAGCGACGCCGACCGCCGCCGCGTGCTGCGCGACGTGGACCGCCTGCGTTCCTTCGCGCCGGTGACCTTGCGTGAGAACCTGACCTGGGACCAGGTGTCGGCCATCGAGGTCAACCTGCCCGACCTGCCCGGCGTGTCCATCGAGGTGGGGCAGGTGCGCTCCTACCCCTTCGGGGAGCAGGCGGCCCACATCCTGGGTTATGTCGGCGTGGTGTCGGAGACGGAGTTGCAGAACGCCCGTGACCCGCTGCTGTCGCTGCCGGGCTTCCGCATCGGCAAGAGCGGCGTCGAACGGTCGCACGACATGGCGCTGCGCGGCACCGCCGGCACCAGCCAGCTGGAGGTCAACGCCGTGGGCCGCGTGGTGCGCGAACTGGCCCGCAACGATGGCCAGCCCGGGCACCAGGTGACCCTGACCATCGATGCCAAGCTGCAGTACTACGCCCAGCAGCGTCTGTCGGAACACCCCAGCGCCGCCGCCGTGGTGCTGGACGTGAACACCGGCGGCATCCTGGCGCTGGCCTCGCACCCCAGCTTCGACCCCAACCAGTTCGCCATGGGCATCCCGCAGGATGTGTACGACGGCCTGATCAAGAATGAGGCCTCGCCACTGACCAACAAGGTGGTGGCCGGCCATTACGCCCCGGGCTCCACCTTCAAGCCCATGACGGCGCTGGCGGGGCTGGAGGCGGGGGTGGACCCGACGCACCGGGTGTTCTGCTCTGGGTCCTACGATTTCGGCGGCCATACCTTCCACTGCTACAAGAAGGGCGGCCACGGCTCCGTCGACATGTTCGACGCCATCCGCTGGTCCTGCGACGTCTATTTCTACGACCTGTCGCGGCGCATCGGTGTTGATCGCATCGCCGACATGGCGCGCCGCTTCGGCCTGGGCGACAAGACCGGCCTGGACCTGCCCGGCGAAAAGGGCGGCATCATCCCCGACACCAAGTGGAAGCGCCGCACCTATAAGGAAAATTGGTACGATGGCGAAACGTTGAGCGTCGCCATTGGCCAGGGTTATGTCCTGGCCACGCCTATCCAGCTGGCGGTGATGTGCGCGCGCCTGGCCAACGGCGGCAAGGCGGTGCAGCCCCACCTGACCAAGGCGGTGGAACAGGAATCCGCCGAACAGACCAACTGGCCCGACATCGGCGTGAAGCCGGAATTCATCCAGCGCGTCCTGGCCGGCATGGCGGGGGTGACGTCGGCCGGCGGCACGGCCTACGCCGCCCGCATCACCCAGCCAGGCATGGAGATGGGCGGCAAGTCGGGTACCGCCCAGGTGCGCCGCATCACCATGGCGGAGCGCAACGCCGGCCTGCTGAAGGCCGAACGGCCGTGGAAGGACCGCGACAACGCCCTGTTCATCGCCTTCGCCCCGGTGCAGGCGCCGAAATATGCCGTCGCCGTCATCGTGGAACATGGTGTCGCCGGCGGTGCCGTGGCCGGTCCCATCGCCCGCGACCTCCTGCTGGAGGTGCAGCTGATGGAGGCCGCGCGGGCCCAGCAGGCCGATGCCGGCACGGCGGCGCCCGCCGACGGCACTCAGACCACTTCTGCCCCCAGGGGAACCCCGCGATGA
- the mreD gene encoding rod shape-determining protein MreD produces the protein MAVGGWQRLDQAGRHLVPFCATVASMLLGMTPLQLPDYSFVAPPLTLMSIYYWAIYRPDLLRPLLVFGIGVLQDLLGGSPLGMSALVFILAYWLVLTQRRYFLGNSFLFLWFGFALVAVGAGVVQWLAYSLMTVHLVGAMSAAAQAGLAIVVFPIPAWCFSKLHRGLLSGGTAT, from the coding sequence ATGGCGGTTGGCGGTTGGCAACGGCTGGACCAGGCCGGACGGCATCTGGTGCCCTTCTGCGCCACGGTCGCGTCCATGCTGCTGGGCATGACGCCCCTGCAATTGCCTGATTATTCCTTCGTGGCGCCGCCCCTCACCTTGATGTCGATCTACTACTGGGCGATATATCGGCCGGACCTGTTGCGGCCGCTGCTGGTGTTCGGCATCGGCGTGCTGCAGGATCTGCTGGGCGGGTCGCCCCTGGGCATGAGCGCGCTGGTCTTCATCCTGGCCTATTGGCTGGTTTTGACGCAGCGGCGGTATTTCCTGGGGAATTCCTTCCTGTTCCTGTGGTTTGGATTCGCCCTGGTGGCGGTCGGGGCCGGCGTGGTGCAGTGGCTGGCCTACAGCCTGATGACCGTGCATCTGGTCGGGGCCATGAGTGCGGCGGCCCAGGCCGGCCTGGCCATCGTGGTGTTTCCCATTCCGGCCTGGTGCTTCAGCAAGCTGCACCGCGGCCTGCTGAGCGGCGGGACAGCCACGTAA
- the mreC gene encoding rod shape-determining protein MreC — protein MKTRSGGTALRIAAPMRALLQRFSFLLMVLAAIGLMMMARVDPVFIDSARARVTDAFAPILGFIARPAGAVASVLESARQLSSVYAENERLREDNARLRQWQQTALRLEAENNSLRGLLAYKPDPAASYITARVIADPGGAFVRTLVVMAGQRDGVRRGQAAMAGQGVIGRVVQVGEWSSRILLVTDLNARIPVVLETTRQRAMLSGDNSDQPRLMYIPRGVEPTVGERVFTSGHGGLFPAGLPVGIVAATHDGETRVTPIVDLSRIEYVQLVDFGIPGGLAAEAAQPGAMQ, from the coding sequence GTGAAGACGCGCAGCGGCGGCACCGCTCTCAGGATCGCGGCACCCATGAGGGCGCTGCTACAGCGATTCTCGTTCCTGCTGATGGTGCTGGCCGCCATCGGGCTGATGATGATGGCCCGGGTCGACCCGGTGTTCATCGACAGCGCCCGCGCCCGTGTCACCGACGCCTTCGCCCCCATCCTGGGTTTCATCGCCCGCCCCGCCGGGGCCGTGGCCAGCGTGCTGGAATCCGCCCGCCAGCTCAGTTCCGTCTATGCCGAGAATGAGCGCCTGCGCGAGGACAACGCCCGCCTGCGGCAGTGGCAGCAGACGGCCCTGCGGCTTGAGGCCGAGAACAACTCCCTGCGCGGCCTGCTGGCCTACAAGCCCGACCCTGCGGCCTCCTACATCACCGCCCGTGTCATCGCCGATCCCGGCGGTGCCTTCGTCCGTACCCTGGTGGTGATGGCGGGGCAGCGCGACGGCGTGCGCCGGGGCCAGGCCGCCATGGCCGGCCAGGGCGTCATCGGCCGCGTGGTGCAGGTGGGCGAATGGTCGTCCCGCATCCTGCTGGTCACCGACCTGAACGCCCGCATCCCGGTGGTGCTGGAAACCACGCGCCAGCGCGCCATGCTGTCGGGCGACAACTCCGACCAGCCGCGGCTGATGTACATCCCGCGCGGGGTGGAGCCGACGGTGGGTGAGCGCGTGTTCACCTCCGGCCACGGCGGGCTGTTCCCCGCTGGCCTGCCGGTGGGCATCGTCGCCGCCACCCATGATGGGGAGACGCGGGTGACGCCCATCGTCGATCTGTCGCGCATCGAGTATGTGCAGCTGGTCGATTTCGGTATTCCCGGCGGACTGGCGGCCGAGGCGGCCCAGCCCGGCGCGATGCAGTGA
- a CDS encoding rod shape-determining protein: MLGIFSADMAIDLGTANTLVYVKGRGIVLNEPSVVAIANVRGKKQVLAVGDEAKLMLGRTPGNIQAIRPLRDGVIADFEVAEEMIKHFIRKVHNRRSFASPQVIICVPSGSTAVERRAIQESAEAAGARRVFLIEEPMAAAIGAGLPVTEPTGSMVVDIGGGTTEVAVLSLGGIVYSRSVRVGGDKMDEAIIGYIRRNHNLLVGEGSAERIKKEIGSACPPEDGEGRVMEIKGRDLMNGVPKELIISERQIAESLAEPVSQIIEAVKVALEHTAPELAADIVDKGIVLTGGGALLSNLDFVLRHATGLPVSIADDPLSCVALGTGRALEEMKTLRNVLISMY, translated from the coding sequence TTGCTTGGCATTTTCTCCGCCGATATGGCGATCGACCTCGGCACGGCCAATACGCTGGTCTACGTCAAGGGTCGCGGTATTGTCCTGAACGAACCGTCCGTCGTCGCGATTGCGAACGTGCGCGGCAAGAAGCAGGTCTTGGCTGTCGGTGACGAGGCCAAGCTGATGCTTGGCCGCACGCCGGGCAACATTCAGGCCATCCGTCCGTTGCGCGATGGCGTCATCGCCGACTTCGAAGTTGCGGAAGAAATGATCAAGCATTTCATCCGCAAGGTGCACAACCGTCGCAGCTTCGCCAGCCCGCAGGTCATCATCTGCGTGCCGTCGGGCTCCACCGCCGTTGAGCGCCGGGCCATCCAGGAATCGGCCGAGGCTGCCGGTGCGCGCCGGGTCTTCCTGATCGAGGAACCCATGGCCGCCGCCATCGGCGCCGGCCTGCCGGTGACGGAACCGACGGGCAGCATGGTGGTGGACATCGGTGGCGGCACCACCGAGGTGGCCGTCCTGTCGCTGGGCGGCATCGTCTATTCCCGCTCCGTCCGCGTGGGCGGCGACAAGATGGATGAGGCCATCATTGGCTACATCCGTCGCAACCATAACCTTCTGGTGGGCGAAGGCTCGGCCGAGCGCATCAAGAAGGAAATCGGGTCCGCTTGCCCGCCGGAAGACGGTGAGGGCCGGGTGATGGAGATAAAGGGCCGCGACCTGATGAACGGGGTTCCCAAGGAACTCATCATCAGCGAACGCCAGATCGCCGAGAGTTTGGCGGAACCCGTGAGCCAGATCATTGAAGCGGTGAAGGTGGCGTTGGAGCATACGGCTCCGGAACTGGCCGCCGACATCGTGGACAAGGGCATCGTGCTGACCGGCGGCGGCGCCCTGCTGTCCAATTTGGATTTCGTGCTGCGTCATGCGACCGGGTTGCCGGTGTCCATCGCCGACGATCCGCTGTCCTGCGTGGCACTGGGTACCGGCCGTGCGCTGGAAGAGATGAAGACCCTGCGTAACGTGCTGATCAGCATGTATTGA